CTTGACTCAACATCTATTTTCATTCTTTCAATTTCTGTGATTGTTTTTTTGCATGTGATGCATGATGATTTGTGATAGACTTTCAATAACGTGTTTTTTTTATTTGCCTTAAAAACTCTTTAATTAAAGAAATATTCAAATTCATCTATTGGTAATGATAAACTATGATTTGTGCTGCATGTGAAACCCGAAAACACTTTGAATGCATCGATTGCATGAATAACCATAAAACTCATCTGTGTAGTTGTGACTGCCATGATGAAAATACTGCTCCTCATGAAGTAGGAACTGCTCATTAATTTCTAAATTTTTGATCCATTTCACTTGCTAGAATCTCTAATTCTTCAGTATTTCCCAATTTTCTATATGTTAGTTTTTCAATTGTTTTGATTATGCTAATTGCTGCTCTATACTGGGGAACTTCTGGCTGGTTTATTTCTCCATACATTCCAATTCCTTGAATGTCGTGTTTTTTTGCAAATCCTAGAATCAATCCATTGAATCCTGAAATTAATGATTTTTGAGGAGTTAAATCCAGATTCAGTTTCTCCATTTGTTTTTTTAGTTCTGTAGTTGTTGCAGTTACGTATGTCTTAGGATCATTTTTTAAAATCCTATTTGTGTGAAATCCCCCTAACGTGTAAATGAATTTTGCAGAATGTTTTTTTGCAACATCTATGACGTCTTGACACAATAAATTCAATTCATTGTTGTTTTGAGGTTGCCCTTTTCCTCCTCCAAATATGATCAGGTCATCGGTGTATTTGTAATCCCAACTTTCATTGGGAAGATCAATGCTTCCTCCATTGTCTATTACATATGTTGGAAATGAAACTTTAGCGGTTCTAAATGACTCTGTCTTTAATGATTGATTTATGAAATTGATAACTATACTGCCTACGTTTCCCATATCTTGCATGGCTGCAATGATGATGGGTTTTTTGATGTTTGGATCTTTGGTTTGAATGAATTCCATATTTTTGATAATTTTCATTTAATTTTAAACGTATGTTGATTTTTCAATTTTTTTCACTCAATATTATAAATTTTTAAGAAATTTGAGCCTACGAATATTTTTATTTTATTCATAAATTTGGCATTAATGTTATATTTTAACTCTTCTTGATTTTTTCTTTTTTTTCAAAATCTTTTTTACAACCTGAAGATTCATAAGACAAAAAAAAATTACAGCTACAAATTATGACCACATCGCTAGAAAACTTTGGTACATTGGAATATGTTCAAGATAAGTATTCCAAATTATGGTGCTGGAAGATCACCGGGAAACTTGCTATTGATAAAATCTCTAGTCTATCTTCTAAGGCTTGGTATGGTGAAAATGAAAATGAAGTAATAATTGAGGATTCTACTGATAGTATTAAACAATTAAAACTCTTGATGGATCGATTTCCATTAGAAATATTATCTAAAACTGTATGGCAAAGAAAAATTGTAAAAACATATGCTCCAAAACCTACCTTGCCCCCAATTAAACACAAGCTGAAACGTGCAAAGCCTGGTGAACAGTTTAAAGGAAAATTAATGAATTTTCAAAAAGAAGGTTTGGATTTTTTGCTAAAATCTTCTGGTAATGCATTGTTAGCTGATGAAATGGGTTTGGGTAAGACCGTTCAAACTTTGTCTTATGTTTCAACTGAAAAACAAACATTCCCTGTTCTTATTGTAGCTCCTTTGGTAACTTTGAACAACTGGGAACGTGAAATTGAAAAATTTCTTAAGAAAAAAAGTAGAAATGGCAGAATTCTTGAATCTGAGTCTCCTAGTGTCACATTAATCAGAACTGGTAAATCTAAGGAGCTCCCCAAAAGTGACATTTACGTAATTAATTATGAATTATTACTCAAACGCTCTGGTGATTTAGAACAAGTGGGAATTCGTACTATTGTTTGTGATGAAGTTCATAATTTGAGGTCAAAAACCACTCAAAAATACAAAGCTGTGAAAAAACTGGCCGCACTATCTACAGTGCAATATAGAATAGGATTATCTGGAACTCCGATTTATAATCGAGGTTCTGAAATTTGGCCAATTATTGATATCTTGAAACCTGGATTGTTGGGAAGTTTCAAAGAATTTTGTGAATACTTTTGTTATGTTAATGATAAAGGAAAAGCAATTGTTTTAGAAAACAAACGTGCCTCATTAAGAAATGAATTACAAAAGCATGTGATGCTTAGAAGGAAGAAAGCTGACGTACTAAAAGAATTAAAAGATAAAGTAAGGTACAAGGAAGTAATTGCATCTGATACGGATTACTATCTAGAGGAATTAGATAAAATCTGGAAAAAACTTGAGGACGAACAAAAAGAAGCTCAGACTGAATTCTCAAAATCTGCATCATATCACAGAGCAATTCAAAGTGAACGTCAAATTGCAGGTGTTGCAAAATTACCTCACGTAATTAATTTTGTAAAAAATATTATGGAGATTGAAGAAAGTGTTGTTGTATTTTGTCATCATAAAGTAATTCACAAATTACTTCATGAGAGTCTGCAGGAGTTTTCACCTGTTTCAATTATTGGTGGACAATCTGATTCAACAAGACAAGATCAAATTGATAAATTTCAAAAAGGTGAATCTAAATTAATGATTGCAGGTATTCGTGCTGGTAATGTTGGTATTAATTTAACAAAAGCAAAATATGTAATTTTTGCAGAACTAGATTGGAGTCCTGCCATTCATAGACAAGCTGAAGATAGACTTCATAGAATTGGTCAAAAAAATACTGTGTTTGCATATTATCTGATTGGTAATGGTACTTTGGATGACCATGTTGCTAGTATTTTAGTCGATAAAAGTTATGAAATTGATGCAATAATGGATGAAACTGTTGATACTTATGAGAATAAGGACAAAGCTGCTTTAATTTTGGCACAAATCCAGAATAAAATAAACTCCAAATGATTTTGTTAATTTTCTTGATTATCCGATCATTTTGATCTCCATAAATTGAAATGATCTTGATTAATAGCTAGTATGAGTTAAAGATAATCTAAAAATAGACTTGGTTCTTAGCCTAATTATGAAAACTGTTTGTAAGTGTGGTTGTGATACACCATTAACTGATTATGAATATAGAAAATGGAGTGGCTATAAACGTGGACACGAACCACTACCATAACCGTATTTTTTTATTAATTCCTAATTTTTAAAATTATTTTTAGAAGCAAATATTTCTAAAAATTCTTTCATTTCTTTTCTTTGTTCCTCGACATCTGTGTTTTCCCAAATTTTTAATTGATTAAAATTTGCTAACTCATAAAAAATATCTTTATCTTCGTCACTAAATTCATCGTGGCCTTTTTTGTTAATTTTCCCCCGCCTTCTTAGGATTCCTTGTCTGCCTTTGCATTCTTCTTGATATTCAATTATCAATTTATTTTTAAAATCGATCAGATCTGGAACAAATTGTCTAAATCCTTTTTTTCTAAATTCTGACGCTTGTTCTTCTGTTAAAGATGGTGTTTTTTTCCATGTTCCAAATTCATCTATGACAATTCTTGTCTTTCCTTCTTTTGTATCTGTATCTATGACAAAATTAAATTTATTTTCTGTATCTATTTTTTTTATTTCTCTATGGATTTCAAATAATTTATTTAAATCTTGAATTCCCATGACTTTTTTTTTAATTTGAATATATGAAACAAAGGTTATCCTGTAATACACTCGATCATTTCTCATTAATTTGGAATCAATTAAATTGATAATTGAATTTGGTTAGTACATGGATACCTTTGAAGCAATATCTACTAGACGTGCAATTAAGAAATTTGATCCCAATCACAAGATGACTTCTGAGGAGGTAGATTCTTTGATGAAATTAACTATTCTCTCTCCCACTAGCTATAATCAACAAAACTGGAGATTTGTCACAGTTACTGACCAGTCAATTAAGGAAAAAATTGGAGTTGCTGCTAGAAATCAGGCACAACCAGTTGATGGTTCTCTAGTCATTTTGTTATGTGGAAATATGAGTGCCTGGAAAGATGACCCCTTGAGATATTGGAAGAATCATCCTACTGAAAAACAGGAATTAGTTAAAGCATCTTTGGAAAAAAAATATGCTGATAGTCCTCAGAATAGAAGAGATGAGGCAATTCGTTCTTGTGGATTTGCAGGTCAAACAATAATGCTTGCTGCAAGACAAATGGGACTTGATTCATGTCCTATGGTTGGATTTGATTATGATGAAATGGCAAAAATCATTGAACTACCTGATGATCACTTGATTGTTTTGATGATTGTTGTTGGGAAATCTCTTGAACCTGCAAAACAACGTGGTGGTCAATTGAGATTGGATGAAGTAGTTTTTAAAAATAAATTTAATTAATTTTTTAACAATCTTTTTTGATCTTTTCTTTTTTCATCCAAATTGTTTTCCCCTTATGATCAATTAGCTCTATGTTCATTTCATTTAGTTCATCTCTAATTTGATCAGCTTTTTCAAATTGTTTTTCTTCTCGAAACCTTTCTCTATTTGATATCATATTATCTATTTCTTGTTTTTCTTCTTGATTCATTTTAGGGATCTCTAATCCTAAAATATTTGAAATTCTTTCAAATTCTTTCATTATGATTTGAGCATTTTCTATTCCTAGTTTTTCTGATGCTGCTAGCCTGTTTGTTTCTTTAACAAGTTGAAAAAATGCAGACAATGCTAGATGTGTGTTTAAATCATCTTCTAATGACTTGTCAAATTCTGAACTTATGTTTTTAATTTTTTCTGAAATATCTTCTTGTTCATTACTATTAGCATGAATTAATTCAAAATAACATGTTTCTACTTGTCTCCATTTTGTAATATTTTCTTTTAACATCTCTTCTGAATAGTCTATTACTTTTGAATAGTGTCCGGATAAACAAAATAATCTAATTATATTTGGTCCCCAATTTTCTAATACATGTTTAATTGATTTTGTGTTGCCTAGAGATTTAGACATTTTTTCTCCTGTAATGGTTACCATGCCGACATGCATCCAAATTTTTGCAAACTTACCATCTGAATGTGCCTCAGACTGTGCAATTTCATTCTCGTGATGTGGAAAAATTAGGTCTCTTCCTCCTCCATGAATGTCAAAATTCCCGCCAAGATACTTCATACTCATAACTGAGCACTCGATATGCCATCCTGGTCTACCTTTTCCCCATGGACTGTCCCATAATGGTTCAATATCTGAAAATTTCCACACTGCAAAATCTAATGGGTCTTTTTTTGTTTCATCAATTTGTATTCTGGAACCTGATTTCAACTCATCAATTTTTTTCTTAGATAATTTTCCATACTCTGGAAATTTTGACACTGAAAAATAAACTCCATTTTCTGAAACATATGCAATTTCCTTATCAATTAATTTTTTTATAAATTCGATAATATCCTCAATGTGTTCTGTTGCTTTAGGATAATTTGTTGCCCGTTGAATGTTTAGTTTATCAAAATCTCTGAAATAATTTTCAATGTATCTTTTGCTTATTTCTTGTGCTGATACTTTTTCATCTTTTGCTCGATTGATTATTTTGTCATCTACATCTGTAAAGTTTTGAATTAATTCTACTTGCACCTTCTTACTTTCCAAATATTTTCTTAGAACATCAAATACAATAATTGTTCTGGCGTGTCCTATATGTGACTCATCATATACCGTAACCCCACAAAGGTAAATCTTGATTTTTTCTGAATTGTCTAATTTTTGTTCTGTATTAGATAGAGTATCTTGAATATTCATA
This window of the Candidatus Nitrosomarinus catalina genome carries:
- the cysS gene encoding cysteine--tRNA ligase, whose translation is MNIQDTLSNTEQKLDNSEKIKIYLCGVTVYDESHIGHARTIIVFDVLRKYLESKKVQVELIQNFTDVDDKIINRAKDEKVSAQEISKRYIENYFRDFDKLNIQRATNYPKATEHIEDIIEFIKKLIDKEIAYVSENGVYFSVSKFPEYGKLSKKKIDELKSGSRIQIDETKKDPLDFAVWKFSDIEPLWDSPWGKGRPGWHIECSVMSMKYLGGNFDIHGGGRDLIFPHHENEIAQSEAHSDGKFAKIWMHVGMVTITGEKMSKSLGNTKSIKHVLENWGPNIIRLFCLSGHYSKVIDYSEEMLKENITKWRQVETCYFELIHANSNEQEDISEKIKNISSEFDKSLEDDLNTHLALSAFFQLVKETNRLAASEKLGIENAQIIMKEFERISNILGLEIPKMNQEEKQEIDNMISNRERFREEKQFEKADQIRDELNEMNIELIDHKGKTIWMKKEKIKKDC
- a CDS encoding DEAD/DEAH box helicase; this encodes MTTSLENFGTLEYVQDKYSKLWCWKITGKLAIDKISSLSSKAWYGENENEVIIEDSTDSIKQLKLLMDRFPLEILSKTVWQRKIVKTYAPKPTLPPIKHKLKRAKPGEQFKGKLMNFQKEGLDFLLKSSGNALLADEMGLGKTVQTLSYVSTEKQTFPVLIVAPLVTLNNWEREIEKFLKKKSRNGRILESESPSVTLIRTGKSKELPKSDIYVINYELLLKRSGDLEQVGIRTIVCDEVHNLRSKTTQKYKAVKKLAALSTVQYRIGLSGTPIYNRGSEIWPIIDILKPGLLGSFKEFCEYFCYVNDKGKAIVLENKRASLRNELQKHVMLRRKKADVLKELKDKVRYKEVIASDTDYYLEELDKIWKKLEDEQKEAQTEFSKSASYHRAIQSERQIAGVAKLPHVINFVKNIMEIEESVVVFCHHKVIHKLLHESLQEFSPVSIIGGQSDSTRQDQIDKFQKGESKLMIAGIRAGNVGINLTKAKYVIFAELDWSPAIHRQAEDRLHRIGQKNTVFAYYLIGNGTLDDHVASILVDKSYEIDAIMDETVDTYENKDKAALILAQIQNKINSK
- a CDS encoding PAC2 family protein, which codes for MEFIQTKDPNIKKPIIIAAMQDMGNVGSIVINFINQSLKTESFRTAKVSFPTYVIDNGGSIDLPNESWDYKYTDDLIIFGGGKGQPQNNNELNLLCQDVIDVAKKHSAKFIYTLGGFHTNRILKNDPKTYVTATTTELKKQMEKLNLDLTPQKSLISGFNGLILGFAKKHDIQGIGMYGEINQPEVPQYRAAISIIKTIEKLTYRKLGNTEELEILASEMDQKFRN
- a CDS encoding nitroreductase family protein; amino-acid sequence: MDTFEAISTRRAIKKFDPNHKMTSEEVDSLMKLTILSPTSYNQQNWRFVTVTDQSIKEKIGVAARNQAQPVDGSLVILLCGNMSAWKDDPLRYWKNHPTEKQELVKASLEKKYADSPQNRRDEAIRSCGFAGQTIMLAARQMGLDSCPMVGFDYDEMAKIIELPDDHLIVLMIVVGKSLEPAKQRGGQLRLDEVVFKNKFN